TACTCATGAGAACTAGTCCCCTTTTCCTGGTCATTCTCTGGGCTACTTGCCCCTTGTCTTCAATTACCTTCCTgggatcctctgcttcatgtccCTGGGGCTGAGGAAGGGCCTTGGTTTCTATGTCCTCCAGGCCCTGACTGCATGGGGACCAGCCACTTACTTGCTGGGCAGACCCCCACATAGCTGCTGCTTCCATGTATGTCCAGCcctggaggaggtagaagagtCATTGTGAGGCTAAAGTAAGACATTTTTCTATCTTGCTCCTGCCCCCCACAACAGGCCTTTCCCTACTCTCCCCACAATATTCACTAGGGAGAGGCCCATCACACTGTTTGCAGGGTTGCTGGTCACCAAATCCCTACAAATTTTAGTGCATgagccagggtgtgtgtgtgtctgtgagcacATGCATACTTACTAAAGCATGTGAGATGGGTATGTCTTCATGAGGGTCTATACCTCTATTACAAAATATAGGGAAGGGACCTCTGACAGTTCCTTTCTCAGTCCCTCAACTGAGACTCCTAGGGATGGGAGCAATAGGAGGAGGTAAGTGGAGACCCTTGGTGAGGTCCACAGTAGGCCCTGTAGGCACAATATGGAGGAACCCAAGTGTGGCTGGGGATAGGAGCTCATGGTACAGGGATCTCTCCTGGGGACATTAAGGAGCATCACAACTCCAGGTTCTAAGGAGAAGGTGGCAGGCTGAGAGCTCCAGGGACTGACAACTTATGGGGTCTATATCTACCCAAGGGCAGGCACCCTTGCCAGTCTATATGCAGCTGTTTCAGAGAAGGACATAGAGGGTCAGAGAGGATGAGTGACCTGCCCAAGCTCACACAGTCAAGAGACAATAGAGCTGAGGCTTGAATCCAGGGCTACTGCTCCTTCCTCTGTATCCTGAGGGCTCTTCAAGGCTCCCAGAGGAGGAGGCTTAATGCTGTGAACCAGGGTTCCTGTGCTAGttcctgtctgtctccctggAGGCTCATTTGGGACCAAAAATGCTAGTCTATCCAATCTGTGGCTCTAAAGGTCGTGCCAGCATGGAAAAGAGATTTCTTGGAGTTGGAAGACCTGTGTTCAGTCCTGGCCTTGCTACTGGATGACCTTGGACCAACCCCTTGCTTCTCTGGCCTCAATGCCCCTACCTATCAGAGAGGATGATGCATGAAAAAGCTttgagagaggtggggagaggctcTTCCTGCCTCAGTGTCCTAAGCATCCCAGTGTCCTAAGGGTTCTTAAATCTCAGTGGCAGTTCTGCCCAGAGGCCTAGTTGAGGAAGAGATGGTCAGCCATATAGGGGCCAGCATTCTTACCACCTCACTTTCAGAGCCCAGGGACTCCTGGCGCTTCTGTCTGGAGATCCAGCTGGGGTCCGAGGCCTGGCTGCTCAGTGTGGAGCGGTGGGTGGAATGGTAACTGGTATATGGGCCAGTGCGCTGGACCGATACACCAAGCAGCACACCTAggcagggcaggtgctgggctATGGCCATTCTGCAGGGACAGCACATCTGGTTAAGGCAAAGATGATGGACAAATAGACATGAGGAGATGGAGATGAATGGACAGACTGATACAAGGCCAATAGGAGTGGACAGAGAACCACTGGGGAAATAGGAAGGTTTAGACGTTGGAGTTATgaggatggacagacagatgatGGGGCAATGGGAATGGAGAGGAAGACACTGAAAGTcatgaaaaattataatgaagGCCAGACAGATACTGAGGTGAAGGAGACCAACAGACTCACAGGACTGGGAGTGGACAGCAGATGCTGGGGCCATGGGCATGGAGGCAGAGCCTTAACATAGCAGGTTCAGCCAGGTACTTAGTTCTAGCTTTCAAGTGGAAGACCCAAGCCACATCTCTGTGAATGGAGACCTCTGAGCTGAATAGGTTAAGTTAGGCTGTTGGCCTCAGCAGGGTGGTGATATACAGATACCCCCAGGCAAAAGGAAGCACTGAAAACACTCCTGTGGGAGAGGCCAGTATGCTGGGATTCTAGCAGAGAGCACTCTGGGTGAGAACCATCCCTGGGCCTCTGCCAGGGCCCTTGAAGTATAGCTGAGCTTTCCCTGGTGTGGTCTCTCCAGGGAAAGCTCAGCTCTGGAGGCTTCTCCTTTTAGGGAGCAACGCTGCTGATCAGCCATCTTGGCTGCCTTTTGGCCTCAGCTCCAAAAATCCCTAGTTAGGATTGGCCACTGCCCAGGGAGCCCTGATATCCCTCCAAGCTGAGCCTCCTGGGAAGTGGAGCAGCAGAAGGGTCACACCACCTCTAACCCCACCCAATGTAACTGGCTGCTCCAGCTGCTAGAGCCCCCACCCAATGCATAGACAAGAAACAGGAAAGACAGTGGTCTCTGCCCCCATTTGTAGGCCCAGATCCTCCATGCCCCtgagggtgggcctgggggcctgggggtaGGGCCTGAAGTAGAGCTGCACCTGTACTTAGGGTGGGTGATGGCGTAAATGATGGGGTTGTGGATGGCAGAGGCCTTGGCGATAACAGCTGGCACTGAGTTCATGTAGGGCGTCAGGACATGCGCATACCTAGGACAGAGAAGCTGTGGTCTCCCTGGCAGCTGGCCCTCCTGTTCTCTTGGGAATCTTCTTCTTTTAGGCCAGGCTCTGCCAGGGCACAACCCAGCTTGGCCCAAATTAGCTGAGCCAAGTCAGCCCCATGGGAAGGACTGCAATGCTAGGAAGAATTCTGATCTGAGGTGAGTGGGAGCCCAAAGAGCAAttgagggaggggccaggaggaagATGGGCCAGGTTGGAGAGTTTTACTGTCCCTTGAGCCTATGCTGCCAGCAATAAACCCCCGTCTCCCCTGCTGACCCTAGTCCTCTGCTCAGCTTTTCCCACACCACACTCCAACCCAGATGCCCACACTCCCCTGGGTCTCTCAAAGTTACTTCACAAGAGGACCCATGAGGGAATTGTTCCTATACAAGGAGAAGATCTCATACACAAACACTTCCAAGGATTAATAGCTCTCTCTGCCCCAAAATGCTTCTGAAGTCTGGCTTACGCCCACGCTGCTGTAAATGTCAAAGTTCCCAGACTCTCACCATGAGGGCAGAAGGTGAGCAGAACCCCTGGCTGTGTGCCCAGATGAAGAGGGAACCATAACTCAGGGAGAGCCATGTATTCCCAAGGGGTCTAGCAGGAGCTGTAGCCCTCACACGCACTCAGGCTAaatccagtgtggctcagagctCACCCCACATGTGTCCTAGTGCCTCCAGGAACCAGGCAGGCCCAGGTAGGCCCAGCTAGAGGGGATAATCTCACTGCAAGGAGAGGGGAAGGCTCTGAGGCCAGACTTAGAGTGTGAGTACAGCTGGCTTGGGTTTGGTCTTGGAAAGAAGAGGCTGCCCCAATCCCCTGTAGCCCTCCCCACTTTACactgcacccccagccccttAGCCATTGCTTACCCAGCAAAGGCCATCAAGGCCACAGTGGAGTAGGGTGCCCAGGACAGGACGAAGAGAAGGATGACTAGCAAGACAATCTTGGCCGTTTTCCACTCGCTCTGCAGCCGCTGCTGTTGCCAGGGCAATTCACTGTGGCCTTCGCAGGACCCGAAAGTCTGGAGAGCCCTAGGAAGGGTACGGCATCTGGGTCTGACCACACTTGGGTTGAAATAAGTTGCCAAGGTCATGACCACTGTTGGGGAGCCTATCTGGAGTTAGCCATCCCTTCCAGTGCAGGCATCCCTCACACCCAGAAAGTTCTCCATGACATCCAGCCTGACCTACCTCCTTCAGTTCTACCTGTGTCTTTTCTGCCCTAAACCCCCAGGCCTCCTATCATGCCTAAAGGCCCCTTCTTGAGAAGACCCTGTCTCCTGAGACTTTTCTAGGTACCAGAATGTGCTGGTTTCTAGGCACCTACCCTGTAAGCAGAGGTACTCAGCTTGTCTTTGCCCATCTGGAGTTGGGGTGCCCCAAGGGTGGGTGCAGACGTGAGGCTCTGATGAAGGGGCAAGGCCCCCCTCCCATCTAGCCCCTTCTCCATGCCCAGCTCTTACTGGCCTGTCTCCCGAATGGCCCTGAAGATGAAGACGTAGCAGTAGATGATGACAAGCAGGGGAAGGAAGAACACAAAGCAGAAGAGCAGCATGGTGTAGGCACGGACCGATGGCGTGAAGCTCACATAGTCCCAGGAACAGGAGGTCAGCAGCCCCTCGGGCACATAGGCACCTGGGAGCCAGGAGAAGGCAGGTTCTCAGTGTTCTGGGCAGTGCTGTTGTGGGCTCCTCATCAAGCAGGGATTTTTGACATGGGGTCTGGGATCCTGGAACACTGACAGcagctccagcccagcccagtaCAGTGAGGAAGCCAGGGCACATGGAGGCGGAGCTTTCCAAACCTATTGTGGGAGATAGCTAGCAAAGCCCAGCACCATCCATTCTTGCCAGTGTGGGGCAAAGACCTCACCAGAGCACCATGGTCCTACTCCCCCAGCCTTCAGCCAGCTTTTTGGCCCTGTCCAAGAAGGGCTGGTGCCTTACTGCTAACCCTCTTGCGTACTGAGTCCTCATACCCCAACCCCTGCCTGTGTAGCTCACTGCAAACTCAGCATCAGATGTATATCTCTTCCTGGCAACCAGGAACCATGTAGTCTTCCCCTCTGTGGTGAGGGATGGGAACCCAGGTCATCTTCTGATAACTGATGATACAGCTTCAGTTTCCCTGTGGCTAGTCCTACCCCCTGAGCCTTGTGGCTCAGGCAGTTTTATGCCCCCCATCCTGCCAGTTGGCTAAGCCAAGTCTACCTACTTGCCCTTGAATGTGCCCCCCCAGACTATCCTCCCCTTTCCTGATTCTTGCAACCTACTTACTCCAGCCAAAGAAGGGTGGAAGACTCCAGGCCAGGGCATAGAGCCAGACTCCCAGCAAGACAAGTGCTGCTCGTCTCTTGGACACCACCCCAATGGTGGCCAATGGGCGTGTGATCACCAGGTAGCGGTCCAGGGCGATGGCTGTCAGAGTGATCATGGAGGTGATGCCAAAGAGAGCCCCACAGAAGGCATAGAACTCGCAGCCTGTGGACACAGTTCCCTGACCTCAGCCCTTGGCAGGGAGCCCATCAGATACCCCAGGGGAGAGAAGGTCTGTGGACACCATATAGTTGGCTCCTGCCCTCACATCTGAAGAGATACAGACTGAGCCCCTCTTTACCCTGCCTACTTGCCACATCTGGCAGAGGCTAGTGAAGACCTCAGGACTGGAACCTGAGTCTTCCCTGTTGCTCACTACTGGGATGAGGGCAGCTACCCACTCTTTGCCAAGGAAGAGGAAATCACCTCCTCACCTGGGCTGCTCTTCACAGTATGCATCCCCTGCCATAATCTTCCTCCCCATTCCAGCAAAAAGGAGCCCTAAGTGTCTACCTGCCTCCCCAAAGAGCCACCGCTTATAGAGGCTGCTGGCAAATACAACAGGGGCCTGGGTGAAGGACATGAGGAAGTCGCTGATTGCAAGGTTGATAATGAACATGTTGGCAGGTGTCCTGAGGCTTCTGCTCCTGTAGGGATCAGAAACTGTTAGAAGGTGCTTCTGCTGGGTGCCTTCCCTCCACTAGGTGCACATATGCACAcgtatgtgcgtgtgtgcattCATACATACAGGAACCTCTGGCCCACCCCACTGCCTAACAAATACCAGCCAAACAGTTCTGGTGTCCAGCAGTGCAGGCTGAGAAATGAGACTGTCTTTTGAAGGAGGTTCACTCAGAATGAAGCAGAGAGCAATGCCTCTCCCAGAGCTGCTGCTCAGTCCAGCAGAAACTGGGTTTGGGTGTCATCCATTACTTCTTTTCACCTTGGGCATGCCCTCTACATGACTCACACTTTCTCCCTGGACACACCCCTCCTTTCTACAGCTCCTCTAGGCTAGATTTTCCTGAGTGTCTTGTCCCTAGGCTCCCCTCCACATGTGCCCAAACTGTGCCTTCTTCTTCCTCACGCACCCTCCTCACCCCTTTTTTTCCAGAGTCGTGGTCTGAGTCCTGCTCAGCACACCTGTGCCTATATTCCTCACCCTCAGGGCTGGCAAATGGCCTCAGGCCCAGGCCTCAATCTTTAAGCTCAGGGAAGGGGCCAAAGAATAGTCCAAATAGCTCAAGTGAGGTTTGCCAATTGGGCCCCAGGCACACTCTCTATGTAGGGTGGCTGTCCCTAGGACAATTCCAATGGAATTGATGACTGTGCTCCAGAGGCGGGCCCTTTCACAAACCTTGTCTCCTAAAACCATCTCTCTTTGTGTCTATCCTTTCCCCGTTTTCTAGATAAGAACATCGAGCCTCCCACTTGTGATGTGGTTTTCTCCAGATCACAAAGCTTGGTAAGTGGAACAGCCAAGATTCAAACAGATTTGCTGGGCACTGTGTATACCACACTTAATCATTACATTGACTGTGAGGCAAAGCACAGCTCCATTTTGCAGACAGACGTGTGGGTTTAACTAGGATAAATAAATTGCCCATAGACATTTCAGCTAAGAGGTGATAAAGGTAGGGCTTCActtctctgcctgcctgtctcaGCCATTCAGCCTGCAAATAGGGCATGTGTGGAAAAAACAGGTGGTTGCTGAGGGGCTTGAGGACTCAGGGCTTTGGTGCCTGGGCTGCTCTTTTAGGGAGAAGGAGGATGCCTACTGAGGCAAGTGATGGTGGAGGAGAACTGACAGCGAGGCAGAATGGGCAGAGACCCAGTGTCCTAGGGACAACCACCCTACATAGAGGGTATACCTGGGGCCCAACTGGCATGCCTCACTTGAGCTACTTGGCTCCTTCCCTGGGCTTAAAGATTGAGGCCTGAGCCTGAGACCACTGAGGGCTTAGCCCTGGCCTCAATGCCCAAGCTTGATAGTGCCCTGGCAGAGCTAGCACCAGCATTTCTGTCCTATGTGTTGCCCTGTCTCCTCATGGCTGGCTACCCTCAGTTCCCAGGCCCCAACCTCACCAACCAAGCACCTGCAAAAGGTATAGATGACTGTCAGATTGCCCAGCATTCCTGTGAGGCCCACCAGCAGGACCACTGTGCCTAGGGTGTAGTGGGCATGGTCCGGAACATCGACTGTGGGGAAGGGGACCCAGGCAGTAGCCTGAGCCCCAGGCTGTGGAAAGACAGAGAACCAAGGTCATCACATTGTTCTGTCACCTTAAAATAACCCCAAGAAAAAAGGGTTAGGGTCCCCAGAAgggcaggtggggaaactgaagctcataGTGCCAAGGTTCCTTgctcacacagctagcaagtggctGAGCCCAAATGGAAATGCAGGTCCCCTAAACTCGAGCCCAAGCTCCTATACCATTGCACAGAGGCATAAGGCTTCTAGGATTGGGCTCAGATCACCTGTTAGAGGCTGGTAAGACAGACTAACACATGTCTGGCAAGCAGGGGCATGGCTAGAATGATTCTACCTTTCCTTGGGAAGAAGGCCCAACTCTTTGGTGGTTTCTCTCTGCTATATAGGATGTGTTCCAAGTGCTCAAGACATTTAGCAGTGATATTCCAGGTCCCTCTACTCTGGGTATCAGAGTGTGGGGCAGAGCCCCTCTCTCTGGAGTTCCTCCCCCTCCCGAGCCTCAAAGAAAAGGCTATAGTTCCCCAGAGTATAACTGGGTAGACCTGGCACAAGACGGAGGGGAGAATTTCCCTTTGAAAAGAAAGCTTATGCCTCCCAGGGTCACTGCAGGGAGATATAAGACTATGAAGCCAATATAAAgacacctccctccccagctcctctctgggGCAGTGGTATAGTCTCATCCTGCCTTGGCCTCTAAAATGGAAGGAGCTTTCCCATCCTGTCCAGGATGTAGGCCAGCATCCCAGGGTCCTGAGAGtaccctcagccctccccacttaACGGTGGTGTTGGTGGAGATGGCCTTGGGGTTCTGGCTAGAATGATGGAGACAGCAGAGCACACCTAGTACCTCGCTCTGGGCTGGACAAATCCAGAAGCACAGAGTACGACTTCTTTTTTGGAAGGCTCTGTGGGGCATCCGACTACCTTCAGAAAGGAGTGGATACAGCCAAGGACAGGTCTGGGACATTCCAGCCCCTTGTCCTTCAGCGTTGGCCTTTCTATCCCTTGGATGCTCTCCTCAAGGAAAATTGTTGCCCACACTCTCCTCTAGTGGCCTCTTTGTGTAGGGCAGGCTCAGAGACATACAGTAACATGCCCAGGGTCTCAAAGCAAAGCACAGGCCTTTCCTATCTCCTTACCTAAGCCCCTGTGTTCCCTTAGGATG
This Phyllostomus discolor isolate MPI-MPIP mPhyDis1 chromosome 5, mPhyDis1.pri.v3, whole genome shotgun sequence DNA region includes the following protein-coding sequences:
- the OPN4 gene encoding melanopsin isoform X1, translated to MNSPLGPRVSLDPAQEPGCVATPVSPSRWDSSQSSTSSLDQPVPINPTPGAQATAWVPFPTVDVPDHAHYTLGTVVLLVGLTGMLGNLTVIYTFCRSRSLRTPANMFIINLAISDFLMSFTQAPVVFASSLYKRWLFGEAGCEFYAFCGALFGITSMITLTAIALDRYLVITRPLATIGVVSKRRAALVLLGVWLYALAWSLPPFFGWSAYVPEGLLTSCSWDYVSFTPSVRAYTMLLFCFVFFLPLLVIIYCYVFIFRAIRETGQALQTFGSCEGHSELPWQQQRLQSEWKTAKIVLLVILLFVLSWAPYSTVALMAFAGYAHVLTPYMNSVPAVIAKASAIHNPIIYAITHPKYRMAIAQHLPCLGVLLGVSVQRTGPYTSYHSTHRSTLSSQASDPSWISRQKRQESLGSESEVGWTYMEAAAMWGSAQQVSGWSPCSQGLEDIETKALPQPQGHEAEDPRKVLLPSLDSRI
- the OPN4 gene encoding melanopsin isoform X2, whose product is MNSPLGPRVSLDPAQEPGCVATPVSPSRWDSSQSSTSSLDQPVPINPTPGAQATAWVPFPTVDVPDHAHYTLGTVVLLVGLTGMLGNLTVIYTFCRSRSLRTPANMFIINLAISDFLMSFTQAPVVFASSLYKRWLFGEAGCEFYAFCGALFGITSMITLTAIALDRYLVITRPLATIGVVSKRRAALVLLGVWLYALAWSLPPFFGWSAYVPEGLLTSCSWDYVSFTPSVRAYTMLLFCFVFFLPLLVIIYCYVFIFRAIRETGQALQTFGSCEGHSELPWQQQRLQSEWKTAKIVLLVILLFVLSWAPYSTVALMAFAGMAIAQHLPCLGVLLGVSVQRTGPYTSYHSTHRSTLSSQASDPSWISRQKRQESLGSESEVGWTYMEAAAMWGSAQQVSGWSPCSQGLEDIETKALPQPQGHEAEDPRKVLLPSLDSRI
- the OPN4 gene encoding melanopsin isoform X3; its protein translation is MNSPLGPRVSLDPAQEPGCVATPVSPSRWDSSQSSTSSLDQPVPINPTPGAQATAWVPFPTVDVPDHAHYTLGTVVLLVGLTGMLGNLTVIYTFCRSRSLRTPANMFIINLAISDFLMSFTQAPVVFASSLYKRWLFGEAGCEFYAFCGALFGITSMITLTAIALDRYLVITRPLATIGVVSKRRAALVLLGVWLYALAWSLPPFFGWSAYVPEGLLTSCSWDYVSFTPSVRAYTMLLFCFVFFLPLLVIIYCYVFIFRAIRETGQALQTFGSCEGHSELPWQQQRLQSEWKTAKIVLLVILLFVLSWAPYSTVALMAFAGYAHVLTPYMNSVPAVIAKASAIHNPIIYAITHPKYRMAIAQHLPCLGVLLGVSVQRTGPYTSYHSTHRSTLSSQASDPSWISRQKRQESLGSESEVVLLPSLDSRI